Genomic DNA from Burkholderia plantarii:
AGCCAGGTCGTGAGCTCGCTCAGCAAGCATAAGCACAGCTGGGTATCGAAGCGCTTCTTTCCTGGAAAGTCTCATTCTTTCCTGCTCGCCCGGGTACGGAAGCAACCCGATCCGGTGGACGCATTCTCCCGGTACACGCAGCGGTTCAAGACTGATTGCAAGGATTCTCGACCGGCTCGAAGAAGCAGCGAGGCGGGACATGAAAAGTCGCAAGGAAACGGTCACGCGCTCACAATGGTCCAGTACTAACAGCGCCTCCCGATGCTGCAGATAGTCTAGCAACGGTGCAGTCATATCTGCAGAAGATGCCCGAAGGCCCAGCGTCCCCGCGATATAATTCGCTGCGTCGCTTAGCTCAGCCATCATCGAAAAGTCGACAACCCATGAGCCCCCGCTGAATTTTGCTCCTACCGCCGCGGCTGCCGCTCGTGCAACGGAGGCTTTGCCGACCCCAACCGGTCCGACAAGCGTGACGACACGTTCGCAGTCAAGCGCACGCTTCACGCCCTGTATCTCGCTGTCACGTCCAACGATCTTCGCGCCGGGCGGAACGTCAGCCCTGTTCAAGCCGACCGTGAATTCGCCAGGCTCTCTCTCTCTCGTGATAAGAACCGGCGCCAAGAAACGATAGCCGCGGCCCGTCACCGTAGCGATGTATGTGACTTGAGAGCGGCTCTCTCCAAGAGATCGGCGCAGACTGCTGATGTGAACCTTAAGATTCGATTCGTCGACGAAGGTGCTGGGCCAGGTATGTGAAACCAACTCCTGTTTCGTAATCAGGTCGCCCGCGCGAGAGACAAGCAAATGAAGGATCGCCGCCGCGCGAGAGCCGATTCGAACTTGTTTCTGATCTTTCAGGAGCAACTGGCGATCGGGCAGAAACACGAAAGGTCCAAATACGAAAGATCCCTCATCGACAGTTTGCGATTGCATGTCGTTCACCAAGACAAGACGCCCTCATTTCGCTTTGCGTGCACGGAAATCATCCAAGCCGGAGGCCTGCCCAAGAGCGTCAGCAACCCGACGAGTCACCGATCCGCCGGGCCTGACAGAATCCTTACGGATGCAGGCGAGGCTGGATCGGCCCGCTCGGCAAGTAGATAAGGGAGACGGCGCTCATTCTACCTGTAACCCTGTCGGCGGCTAAAAATCGTCACGAGTGGTGTATGCGGGTCGGTTGGCATGATCAGGCGGCCAGCGCTTGAGGAGCCGGTGTGCTCTCTATCACCGGAGTGCCGTCCTTGAAGTGTAGAAGTCGCAACCCGATCCGACAGTTACCCGTTCCGACAGTGCGTGACTGTCAGATCAGATTCAGGTGGCTCACTTTCACGGGGGCCAACCGCCACGATTCGATGGCATTCGAGTCCACGCTCGATGCCATTCCTGCGGTACCCGGGCTGAACGGTCCGCCACGCAAGCGCCCGAGCAAACTGCACGTTGACAAAGGGTATGACTTCGGGCGTTGCCGACGTTCTCTGAGACAGCGCGGCATCAAGGCTCGTATCGCACGCCGCGGTATCGAAAGCAGCGAACGGCTGGGGAGGCATCGTTGGGTCGTCGAGCGCACGCATGCCTGGTTCGCCGGATTCGGCAAGCTTCGAATTCGCTTCGAACGACGCCTCGATATTCATACCGCTCTGCTTGTCCTGGCTGCCGCCGTCATCTGCTCCAGATTCGTGG
This window encodes:
- a CDS encoding ATP-binding protein, which codes for MQSQTVDEGSFVFGPFVFLPDRQLLLKDQKQVRIGSRAAAILHLLVSRAGDLITKQELVSHTWPSTFVDESNLKVHISSLRRSLGESRSQVTYIATVTGRGYRFLAPVLITREREPGEFTVGLNRADVPPGAKIVGRDSEIQGVKRALDCERVVTLVGPVGVGKASVARAAAAAVGAKFSGGSWVVDFSMMAELSDAANYIAGTLGLRASSADMTAPLLDYLQHREALLVLDHCERVTVSLRLFMSRLAASSSRSRILAISLEPLRVPGECVHRIGLLPYPGEQERMRLSRKEALRYPAVLMLAERAHDLAGYELADEDLPAIIGLTQITDGRPRSIMSALSNLLFHFSFVEMLDIVTRRVLHGPQPGEPDDPQCLMSGKTDFGYGRLLSDEAALFRALSVFCGSFSLEDAVAMTDPLGWDPHRTFMALSNLISKSLVWVDITGGSVTYRILAAERFFARARLKEASEDCRRARTIHARLISEFIRRPGNEQPWDEPESWRCQLLSSSEGLREAIEWASGDTDTKLVSKLMEAAVRLRGGPS